A single Macaca fascicularis isolate 582-1 chromosome 13, T2T-MFA8v1.1 DNA region contains:
- the CGREF1 gene encoding cell growth regulator with EF hand domain protein 1 isoform X1 — MLPLMMRVVILLLLPAGQAAPKDGVTRPDSEMQHQLLPNPFQPGREQLGLLQSYLKGLERTEVQPEHLSREQVLLYLFALHDYDQSGQLDGLELLSMLTAALAPGAANSPTTNPVILIVDKVLETQDLNGDGLMTPAELINFPGEAPSHVEPGEPLAPSPQEPQAVGRQSLLAKSPLRQETQEAPGPREEAEGQVEARRESLDPVQEPGGQAEAEGDVPGPRGEAGGQAEARENGEEAKELPGETLESKNISNEFEVHIVQLENDEI, encoded by the exons ATGTTACCTTTGATGATGAGAGTGGTAATCCTGCTGCTGCTCCCCGCGGGTCAGGCTGCCCCAAAGGATGGAGTCACAAG gcCAGACTCTGAAATGCAGCATCAGCTCCTGCCCAACCCCTTCCAGCCAGGCCGGGAGCAGCTCGG ACTTCTGCAGAGCTACCTAAAGGGACTAGAAAGGACAGAAGTGCAGCCGGAGCATCTGAGCCGGGAGCAGG TTCTCCTCTACCTCTTTGCCCTCCATGACTATGACCAGAGTGGACAGCTGGATGGCCTGGAGCTGTTGTCCATGTTGACAGCTGCTCTGGCCCCTGGAGCTGCCAACTCTCCTACCACCAACCCG GTGATCTTGATAGTGGACAAAGTGCTCGAGACCCAGGACCTGAATGGGGATGGGCTCATGACCCCTGCTGAGCTCATCAACTTCCCGGGAGAGGCCCCCAGTCACGTGGAGCCTGGAGAGCCCCTTGCTCCATCTCCTCAGGAGCCACAAGCTGTTGGGAGGCAGTCTCTGTTAGCTAAAAGCCCATTAAGACAAGAAACACAGGAAGCCCCAGGTCCCAGAGAAGAAGCAGAGGGCCAGGTAGAGGCCAGAAGGGAGTCTTTGGATCCTGTCCAAGAGCCTGGGGGCCAGGCAGAGGCTGAAGGAGATGTTCCGGGGCCCAGAGGGGAAGCTGGGGgccaggcagaggccagggagaATGGAGAGGAGGCCAAGGAACTTCCAGGGGAAACACTGGAGTCTAAGAACATCTCAAATGAGTTTGAGGTGCACATTGTTCAACTGGAGAATGATGAGATCTAG
- the CGREF1 gene encoding cell growth regulator with EF hand domain protein 1 isoform X2, giving the protein MESQGQTLKCSISSCPTPSSQAGSSSVLLYLFALHDYDQSGQLDGLELLSMLTAALAPGAANSPTTNPVILIVDKVLETQDLNGDGLMTPAELINFPGEAPSHVEPGEPLAPSPQEPQAVGRQSLLAKSPLRQETQEAPGPREEAEGQVEARRESLDPVQEPGGQAEAEGDVPGPRGEAGGQAEARENGEEAKELPGETLESKNISNEFEVHIVQLENDEI; this is encoded by the exons ATGGAGTCACAAG gcCAGACTCTGAAATGCAGCATCAGCTCCTGCCCAACCCCTTCCAGCCAGGCCGGGAGCAGCTCGG TTCTCCTCTACCTCTTTGCCCTCCATGACTATGACCAGAGTGGACAGCTGGATGGCCTGGAGCTGTTGTCCATGTTGACAGCTGCTCTGGCCCCTGGAGCTGCCAACTCTCCTACCACCAACCCG GTGATCTTGATAGTGGACAAAGTGCTCGAGACCCAGGACCTGAATGGGGATGGGCTCATGACCCCTGCTGAGCTCATCAACTTCCCGGGAGAGGCCCCCAGTCACGTGGAGCCTGGAGAGCCCCTTGCTCCATCTCCTCAGGAGCCACAAGCTGTTGGGAGGCAGTCTCTGTTAGCTAAAAGCCCATTAAGACAAGAAACACAGGAAGCCCCAGGTCCCAGAGAAGAAGCAGAGGGCCAGGTAGAGGCCAGAAGGGAGTCTTTGGATCCTGTCCAAGAGCCTGGGGGCCAGGCAGAGGCTGAAGGAGATGTTCCGGGGCCCAGAGGGGAAGCTGGGGgccaggcagaggccagggagaATGGAGAGGAGGCCAAGGAACTTCCAGGGGAAACACTGGAGTCTAAGAACATCTCAAATGAGTTTGAGGTGCACATTGTTCAACTGGAGAATGATGAGATCTAG
- the KHK gene encoding ketohexokinase isoform X5 yields MLQRIDAHNTRQPPEQKIRVSVEVEKPQEELFQLFGYGDVVFVSKDVAKHLGFQSAGEALRGLYGRVRKGAVLVCAWAEEGADALGPDGKLIHSDAFPPPRVVDTLGAGDTFNASVIFSLSQGRSVQEALRFGCQVAGKKCGQQGFDGIVSEPVR; encoded by the exons ATGCTGCAGCGGATAGACGCGCACAACACCAGGCAGCCTCCAGAGCAGAAGATCCGGGTGTCCGTGGAGGTGGAGAAGCCACAAGAGGAGCTCTTTCAGCTGTTTGGCTACGGAGACGTG GTGTTTGTCAGCAAAGATGTGGCCAAGCACTTGGGGTTCCAGTCAGCAGGGGAAGCCCTGAGGGGCTTGTATGGTCGTGTGAGGAAAGG GGCTGTGCTTGTCTGTGCCTGGGCTGAGGAGGGCGCCGACGCCCTGGGCCCTGATGGCAAACTGATCCACTCGGATGCTTTCCCGCCACCCCGCGTGGTGGATACCCTGGGGGCTGGAGACACCTTCAATGCCTCCGTCATCTTCAGCCTCTCCCAGG GGAGGAGCGTGCAGGAAGCACTGAGATTCGGATGCCAGGTGGCCGGCAAGAAGTGTGGCCAGCAGGGCTTTGATGGCATCGTGTCAGAGCCGGTGCGGTAG